From the Methanomassiliicoccales archaeon genome, one window contains:
- a CDS encoding SCP2 sterol-binding domain-containing protein has product MIDIPNENEEKLRFPSVEWFNRYAEEINKNKEYEASATRWEGDFLYVILPDEEFDREEVYYLDLYHGKCRACYRVENREVMKTQYMMLAKYGVWMKIGSGELDPVKAILTGKLKVKGNLAQIMRYKTAATELAKTASRVPTIR; this is encoded by the coding sequence GTGATTGATATCCCAAATGAGAATGAGGAGAAATTAAGATTCCCAAGCGTCGAGTGGTTTAATAGATATGCTGAGGAAATAAACAAGAATAAGGAATACGAAGCCTCCGCAACTCGCTGGGAGGGGGATTTCCTTTACGTCATTCTACCTGACGAGGAATTCGATAGAGAGGAAGTTTATTACCTTGATCTTTACCACGGTAAATGTAGAGCATGTTACCGAGTGGAAAACAGAGAAGTAATGAAAACCCAGTACATGATGCTTGCGAAATATGGAGTATGGATGAAAATAGGTTCGGGCGAACTCGATCCTGTGAAGGCGATTCTTACGGGCAAATTGAAGGTGAAGGGAAATCTAGCCCAGATAATGAGGTATAAGACGGCGGCCACCGAACTTGCAAAAACGGCAAGCAGGGTACCAACGATTCGCTAA
- a CDS encoding 4-oxalocrotonate tautomerase family protein, with product MPIVHVHVWKGFSDEAKKSVIAGITEVFSKLGVPAQAVEVVIHEIPMESWGVGGERASEKFKGVRIP from the coding sequence ATGCCGATTGTCCATGTACATGTCTGGAAAGGATTCTCGGATGAGGCGAAAAAGAGTGTGATAGCGGGGATAACCGAAGTTTTTTCTAAGCTGGGAGTACCAGCCCAGGCAGTTGAAGTCGTGATTCATGAGATACCTATGGAGAGCTGGGGAGTAGGCGGAGAGAGGGCGAGTGAGAAGTTCAAAGGTGTAAGAATACCTTGA
- a CDS encoding uroporphyrinogen-III synthase, with protein sequence MRPKEKIGESIEIAKRLGFEPMIASPLRVEVVDSSSFDAFLESLFSGEIDFVIVTSAIGARAVIELATKRRKSEELVRVLNSVYMVAIGPETARALESAGIRVSILPNIYSSDGIAELMSSQSIAGKRIFILRSDRGEKKLVGELVKSGAKAVEVIVYSLVPNIEDPDLLKIIDAVVSRKLEVLAFTSPLSAKVFVDVALSRYREDVVFDALAQSFIAAIGNPTRMMLESYNIRVDIVPPEATFECLLQTIKKRISYDSRSG encoded by the coding sequence ATGAGGCCAAAGGAAAAGATTGGCGAGTCTATCGAAATCGCAAAACGTCTTGGTTTTGAACCAATGATCGCATCACCATTGAGGGTTGAAGTTGTTGACTCTTCATCTTTTGATGCATTTCTTGAATCGCTGTTCTCTGGCGAAATAGATTTCGTTATTGTGACGAGTGCAATTGGAGCAAGAGCGGTGATAGAACTCGCCACAAAGCGGAGGAAAAGCGAGGAGCTCGTGAGGGTCTTAAACAGTGTATACATGGTAGCAATCGGCCCAGAAACGGCGAGAGCTTTAGAAAGCGCTGGAATTCGAGTGAGTATTTTGCCAAATATCTATTCGTCTGACGGAATCGCAGAATTGATGAGTTCTCAATCAATTGCGGGTAAGCGCATATTCATCCTCCGTTCAGATAGGGGAGAAAAAAAACTTGTGGGGGAGCTTGTAAAGTCTGGGGCGAAGGCAGTGGAAGTCATTGTCTATTCGCTTGTTCCGAACATAGAAGATCCTGATCTCTTGAAAATCATTGATGCAGTCGTTTCCAGAAAGCTAGAGGTTCTTGCGTTTACAAGTCCTCTCTCCGCGAAAGTTTTTGTCGACGTGGCGTTATCGAGATATCGTGAAGATGTGGTGTTTGATGCGCTCGCGCAATCTTTTATCGCTGCAATAGGTAATCCGACCAGAATGATGCTAGAGTCCTATAATATTAGAGTCGATATTGTGCCACCAGAGGCAACATTTGAGTGCTTGCTCCAGACCATTAAGAAAAGAATTTCTTATGATTCAAGAAGTGGATGA
- a CDS encoding ATP-binding cassette domain-containing protein, which produces MDALRLVNVSYIYPDGIKAIDEVSLGISERERVAIVGPNGAGKSTMLRIFAGLYYPTFGNVEIMGNTLSKKNADSLRKNIGILFQDPDDQIFMPTVWDDVAFGPINMGMNEDEVKNSVAEAMRKVGLEGYGERVPHHLSYGEKKRVAIAGLLAMKPPILLLDEPTANLDPQGRRDFINILKSISQTVVLATHDLSVAFELTNRIIVLKKNIIFDGKPSELVEKPDILSKANLELPSMLRLMDQWRNSRGKKFRLPITVDEALAILMNECGNHD; this is translated from the coding sequence TTGGACGCTCTGAGACTTGTAAATGTTTCATATATATACCCTGACGGCATAAAAGCGATCGATGAGGTGTCTCTGGGAATTTCCGAAAGAGAACGAGTGGCAATTGTAGGGCCAAACGGAGCTGGGAAGAGCACAATGCTGAGGATCTTTGCTGGTCTCTACTATCCTACCTTCGGCAATGTAGAGATAATGGGTAATACGCTTTCCAAGAAGAATGCAGACTCGTTGAGAAAAAATATCGGCATTTTATTTCAAGATCCAGATGATCAAATTTTTATGCCAACAGTGTGGGATGATGTTGCATTCGGTCCGATTAACATGGGAATGAATGAAGATGAAGTAAAGAATAGTGTTGCAGAAGCGATGAGGAAGGTTGGACTCGAAGGTTACGGAGAAAGGGTGCCGCACCACTTGAGTTACGGGGAGAAGAAGAGAGTGGCAATTGCAGGGCTTCTCGCAATGAAACCTCCCATCCTTCTCCTTGATGAGCCAACTGCGAACTTGGATCCGCAGGGAAGAAGAGACTTCATCAATATTCTGAAGTCCATTTCTCAAACTGTCGTTCTTGCTACACACGATCTTTCTGTGGCATTTGAATTAACCAACAGAATTATTGTATTGAAGAAGAACATCATTTTCGACGGTAAGCCATCTGAACTGGTTGAAAAACCTGACATACTTTCCAAAGCAAACCTCGAACTCCCATCGATGCTTCGCCTTATGGATCAATGGCGGAACTCCCGTGGGAAAAAATTCAGATTACCGATTACGGTTGACGAGGCTCTTGCAATCCTCATGAATGAATGCGGCAACCATGATTAA
- a CDS encoding iron-containing alcohol dehydrogenase, with protein MGKGKMWRYASPREIVFGEDALETLAELEYRRVLIICGPTVKKIGILDEVSEIIKRAGAEVETIDWIEVEPSLASVIKSSQFAINFQPDCIIGLGGGSSIDAAKAIYALYERPDIDITTLSPLETLGLGKKSKLICIPTTSGSGSDSNWAVVLFDEENDTKMELASREVVPHLVLLDPKLVISMPPRITASSGIDALAHAIEAFVSQWRNDFSNAFAIRAIGTIFEYLVRSVENADDIEAREKMHYAATMAGIAFGNSGVGLAHAMAHAVGALFKMSHGVAVGIFLPHVIRFNAEVAARDYKEIIKAARLESFENPGELLANYITNLLKKINMPTKIGELGISQEEYIGALDALVERTVNSSGFITNASPLDKDECRSLLLAAF; from the coding sequence ATGGGAAAGGGTAAGATGTGGAGATATGCGAGTCCAAGAGAAATAGTATTTGGGGAAGATGCGCTAGAAACGCTCGCTGAGTTAGAATACCGACGAGTACTCATCATATGCGGGCCTACTGTGAAAAAGATCGGCATACTCGATGAAGTGAGTGAAATTATAAAGAGGGCCGGGGCGGAGGTCGAAACAATCGATTGGATAGAGGTGGAACCTTCGTTGGCATCGGTGATCAAGAGCTCTCAGTTTGCTATCAATTTTCAGCCTGATTGCATCATAGGACTTGGTGGAGGAAGCAGTATTGACGCCGCCAAGGCGATATACGCATTGTACGAAAGACCTGATATTGATATAACCACCTTGTCACCCTTGGAAACCCTTGGTCTTGGAAAGAAGTCGAAGCTTATTTGCATTCCGACGACGAGTGGCTCTGGCTCAGATTCGAATTGGGCTGTGGTTCTATTCGATGAGGAAAACGATACAAAAATGGAATTGGCATCGAGAGAGGTTGTGCCGCATCTCGTGTTACTGGACCCTAAGCTTGTCATTTCTATGCCGCCTCGCATAACGGCATCATCAGGCATCGATGCCCTCGCCCATGCTATTGAGGCTTTTGTATCGCAATGGCGCAACGATTTCTCAAATGCATTTGCAATTAGAGCGATTGGAACAATTTTCGAATATCTGGTGCGATCGGTCGAAAATGCAGATGATATCGAAGCCCGTGAAAAGATGCACTATGCTGCGACAATGGCAGGAATAGCTTTTGGAAATTCAGGGGTCGGGTTGGCTCATGCAATGGCGCACGCGGTTGGCGCGCTTTTCAAAATGTCGCATGGAGTGGCCGTTGGCATCTTCCTACCGCACGTGATCAGATTCAATGCTGAAGTGGCGGCTAGAGATTACAAGGAGATTATCAAGGCTGCCAGACTTGAAAGCTTTGAGAACCCTGGTGAACTCCTGGCCAATTACATAACGAACTTGCTGAAGAAAATCAATATGCCGACTAAAATCGGTGAGTTAGGAATCTCACAAGAGGAATATATAGGCGCCCTCGATGCTCTTGTGGAGCGAACCGTGAACTCATCAGGCTTCATCACGAATGCGAGCCCCCTCGACAAAGATGAGTGTAGGAGTCTATTACTCGCGGCTTTTTAG
- the cobA gene encoding uroporphyrinogen-III C-methyltransferase, which yields MTARRGEVFLVGAGPGDPELITVKGRLLIEKADVIVHDSLIPRELLKLAKKDAEIIDVSKKGGEHLVEQSKINEILLEKTLEGKTVVRLKGGDPFLFGRGGEEADFLRKRGIDVHVVPGVPSAIAVPALVGIPVTHRNYASSVTIITGHESAEKEREILNWNALASLGGTIVILMGVSSMERNIKRLLKEGLDPETPVAVIEKGTMKEERVITSSLIEISEICKKESIEAPAIIVIGSVVELRNCLGDLR from the coding sequence ATGACTGCAAGAAGAGGTGAAGTTTTTCTCGTCGGAGCTGGTCCGGGCGACCCAGAATTGATCACGGTTAAAGGAAGATTACTCATTGAAAAGGCGGATGTCATTGTGCATGATTCTTTGATTCCGAGGGAGCTTTTGAAGCTCGCAAAGAAGGATGCAGAAATCATCGATGTAAGTAAAAAAGGTGGAGAACACCTCGTCGAGCAAAGTAAAATAAATGAAATCTTACTGGAGAAGACCTTGGAAGGAAAGACTGTAGTGAGGCTTAAGGGTGGTGATCCTTTTCTTTTTGGCAGAGGTGGGGAGGAAGCCGATTTCTTGAGAAAAAGAGGAATCGATGTTCATGTGGTTCCAGGTGTGCCATCTGCGATTGCGGTGCCTGCGCTTGTTGGCATACCTGTAACTCATCGAAATTACGCATCCTCCGTTACAATCATAACTGGTCACGAGAGCGCGGAAAAGGAAAGAGAAATTCTCAACTGGAATGCTTTAGCCTCATTAGGTGGGACAATTGTTATCCTCATGGGCGTTTCCTCGATGGAAAGAAATATCAAAAGGCTCTTGAAAGAAGGACTTGATCCTGAAACACCAGTTGCGGTGATTGAAAAGGGGACGATGAAAGAAGAACGCGTTATCACCAGCTCCCTCATAGAGATTTCGGAAATTTGCAAAAAGGAATCAATTGAGGCACCAGCAATTATCGTGATCGGTTCAGTTGTCGAGTTGAGAAATTGTCTAGGGGATCTGCGTTGA
- the hemC gene encoding hydroxymethylbilane synthase produces the protein MIVGTRGSKLALAQTALFVEAIKKKFPNLDIEIKKIVTAGDRIKDRPLNEIGGYGAFVKELDKQIIDGKIDAAVNSLKDMPAKLTPGTCIAAVMKRGPVEDVIIPAVPLEKLPSGAVVGTSSVRRKALLLNKRSDLIVKDLRGNVTTRLRKLQAGEFDAIIMARAGLERIGFGESFLPLDPWDFVPAVGQGAIAVVCKEDSQYREMLSAIEDSVTRMETETERLILKELGGGCSIPLGLWAKIEGSSIKVRGIVLSDYGKVLAQVAKEVKLGAIHESITEIVRELKRGMEGAVDDCKKR, from the coding sequence ATGATTGTTGGAACCCGCGGAAGCAAGCTGGCGCTCGCGCAAACTGCGCTGTTTGTAGAGGCTATCAAAAAGAAATTCCCAAATTTGGATATAGAAATCAAGAAGATAGTCACAGCTGGTGACAGAATCAAAGACCGTCCTCTGAACGAGATTGGGGGTTACGGTGCTTTTGTCAAAGAACTTGATAAGCAGATTATCGATGGGAAAATTGATGCGGCGGTGAATAGCCTCAAAGATATGCCCGCAAAATTGACGCCGGGCACGTGCATCGCAGCCGTGATGAAAAGGGGACCAGTGGAGGATGTGATTATCCCCGCAGTGCCGTTAGAAAAGCTTCCATCAGGTGCGGTCGTTGGAACATCAAGCGTACGGAGAAAAGCCTTGTTGCTCAATAAGAGAAGCGACCTCATCGTTAAGGATTTGAGGGGCAATGTGACAACCCGTTTGCGAAAGCTCCAAGCGGGGGAATTTGACGCGATTATCATGGCGAGAGCTGGCCTTGAGCGAATAGGTTTTGGAGAATCTTTTTTGCCGCTTGATCCGTGGGATTTTGTGCCGGCAGTAGGGCAAGGTGCTATCGCTGTTGTCTGCAAAGAAGATTCGCAGTACAGGGAGATGCTTAGCGCTATCGAGGATTCTGTTACAAGAATGGAAACTGAGACTGAGCGTCTTATTTTGAAAGAACTTGGAGGAGGATGTTCAATTCCTCTAGGTTTATGGGCGAAAATCGAAGGTAGCTCTATTAAAGTGAGAGGAATCGTATTATCAGATTATGGAAAAGTGCTGGCGCAAGTTGCTAAAGAGGTTAAGCTTGGTGCAATACACGAATCGATAACTGAAATAGTACGTGAATTGAAGAGGGGAATGGAGGGAGCCGTTGATGACTGCAAGAAGAGGTGA
- the hemL gene encoding glutamate-1-semialdehyde 2,1-aminomutase, with the protein MRNTERSKVLYDRAKHFMPGGVSSPVRAFAPYPIYISKGKGSKIWDVDGNEYIDYCMGFGPLILGHAHPSVVRALQEQAENGTLFGAPIEKEIELASIITEHYPSIEMVRFVSSGTEATMHALRLARGYTGRDKVIKVEGGFHGAHDAMLVKAGSGAVTHSVPNSLGIPFDIAKNTLVVPFNDITAVEETIRANRNEIAAVILEPVMGNIGPILPDVDYLKAMRELTSREGILLIFDEVITGFRLAMGGAQEYFGVQSDLTTLGKVVGGGMPIGVFGGPKEIMSMISPTGKVYQAGTFAGNPMSLTAGIATLKELKKSDHGELNEKGETIRKSIQKILNDLKLEFTIAGIGSMFQLFIAKGPIRNYEDVKRSDTQIFYKIFHALLENNIYLPPSQYETNFLSTAHSNQDVEKTIEAFENVLRDITQ; encoded by the coding sequence ATGAGGAATACTGAGCGTTCTAAAGTACTCTACGATCGAGCAAAGCATTTCATGCCAGGGGGAGTCTCGAGCCCGGTAAGGGCTTTCGCTCCGTATCCTATTTACATCTCCAAGGGCAAAGGCTCGAAGATATGGGATGTGGACGGCAATGAATACATCGACTACTGTATGGGGTTTGGACCTTTGATTCTTGGCCATGCTCATCCATCTGTTGTTAGGGCATTGCAGGAGCAGGCTGAAAACGGCACGCTTTTCGGCGCACCAATTGAAAAGGAAATCGAGCTTGCGAGCATCATCACAGAACATTACCCGTCGATAGAAATGGTGAGATTTGTCAGCAGCGGAACAGAAGCAACGATGCATGCGCTTCGATTGGCCCGAGGATACACGGGAAGGGACAAGGTGATTAAGGTCGAAGGCGGATTTCACGGGGCTCACGATGCTATGCTTGTTAAAGCAGGTTCTGGGGCGGTAACGCACAGCGTACCAAATTCCCTCGGCATTCCATTTGATATCGCGAAGAACACACTCGTAGTTCCTTTCAATGATATTACGGCTGTTGAAGAAACAATAAGAGCGAATAGAAATGAGATTGCAGCTGTGATATTGGAACCAGTTATGGGAAATATTGGTCCGATTCTTCCAGATGTTGATTATCTCAAAGCTATGAGAGAACTGACATCGAGGGAAGGAATTTTACTCATCTTTGACGAAGTCATTACTGGCTTCCGCCTAGCCATGGGTGGTGCGCAAGAATACTTTGGAGTCCAGTCCGACCTAACAACCCTTGGCAAAGTCGTTGGCGGTGGAATGCCCATAGGCGTTTTCGGTGGGCCAAAGGAGATCATGTCAATGATATCTCCGACAGGCAAGGTGTACCAGGCAGGCACCTTTGCGGGCAATCCCATGAGCCTCACGGCGGGTATAGCGACGTTAAAGGAATTGAAGAAAAGTGACCACGGAGAACTCAACGAAAAAGGCGAAACGATCAGAAAGTCGATTCAAAAAATCCTCAACGATCTGAAACTAGAATTCACTATCGCTGGCATAGGATCAATGTTCCAGCTCTTTATCGCAAAGGGACCGATACGTAATTATGAAGATGTGAAAAGATCCGATACACAGATTTTTTACAAGATATTTCACGCGTTGCTCGAGAATAATATTTACTTGCCACCATCGCAGTATGAAACGAATTTCTTGTCGACGGCGCACTCGAATCAGGATGTAGAGAAGACTATAGAAGCATTTGAGAACGTTCTGAGGGACATTACACAATGA
- the cbiQ gene encoding cobalt ECF transporter T component CbiQ, with amino-acid sequence MKHHEIDQYARQSPLAKFDPRIKLLSVIFFIASIALLHSIYPLLFSLLSLFIIVAISRIPPLHIAKSYLMAFPFVIFATLTMWYSSGLIEASAMFLRISNSVLALILLISTTPFFEFLKALQWYRLPKVMISLILFTYRFIFVFIDELGRMSLARKARGFGGGKSILNIEALRTIAYTAGMIFVRSHRRANNIYLALVSRGYTGEVRTLNMLKAAPRDAIFALTFICISVLSLLIQAGVMTWTL; translated from the coding sequence ATGAAGCATCATGAAATCGATCAGTACGCTAGACAGTCGCCTCTAGCAAAATTTGATCCTAGGATAAAATTATTGAGTGTCATTTTTTTCATTGCATCAATTGCATTACTCCATAGCATTTACCCACTGCTTTTTTCGCTCCTTTCCCTTTTCATAATCGTTGCCATTTCCCGCATTCCTCCCCTCCACATTGCAAAGTCTTACCTAATGGCCTTTCCCTTTGTCATATTTGCAACTTTGACTATGTGGTATTCTTCGGGTTTGATCGAGGCCTCAGCTATGTTCTTGCGCATCTCAAATTCTGTGCTTGCTTTGATTCTTTTGATTTCCACTACGCCTTTCTTTGAATTCCTTAAGGCTCTGCAGTGGTACAGATTGCCAAAAGTCATGATCTCGCTCATTCTTTTCACGTATCGATTCATCTTCGTCTTCATCGATGAGCTAGGGAGAATGAGTCTTGCACGGAAAGCTCGCGGATTTGGCGGTGGCAAGAGCATCCTTAATATCGAAGCTCTTCGTACCATTGCTTATACTGCTGGAATGATCTTTGTGCGATCGCATAGGCGAGCGAACAATATTTATTTAGCCTTGGTTTCTCGTGGCTACACGGGTGAGGTGAGGACCTTAAACATGTTAAAAGCGGCTCCGCGTGACGCGATCTTTGCGCTAACGTTCATCTGTATATCCGTCCTGTCCCTTCTCATCCAGGCCGGTGTGATGACTTGGACGCTCTGA
- a CDS encoding energy-coupling factor ABC transporter permease, whose product MHIPDGLMAPEILIIGWVIAIAFIALSIYKVNKKIDEKTVPMMAILAAGIFVAQMLNFPIFGGTTGHLIGAALATVLVGPYAAMIIITVILIIQCFVFGDGGLTALGLNITNMAVVGTLVSWSIYKIFPSKLEKAGVIAAAWFSVFFASFACAIELATSFAISVGAYGIEAMISLPSMLAYHAVIGIGEGIITGTIFMYLAKVAPETIMTRKPAEEAMS is encoded by the coding sequence ATGCACATTCCCGATGGACTCATGGCACCAGAAATTCTTATTATTGGATGGGTGATCGCAATTGCTTTCATAGCACTGTCGATTTATAAAGTAAATAAAAAAATTGATGAGAAAACGGTGCCTATGATGGCGATCCTCGCTGCTGGGATTTTCGTGGCCCAGATGCTGAACTTTCCCATTTTCGGGGGCACAACTGGGCACCTAATAGGGGCTGCCCTTGCTACCGTTCTTGTTGGGCCGTATGCAGCCATGATAATCATCACAGTCATTCTTATCATTCAATGCTTTGTTTTTGGCGATGGGGGACTCACTGCACTGGGTCTTAATATAACCAATATGGCCGTCGTCGGAACTTTAGTTTCATGGTCTATCTACAAAATATTTCCAAGCAAATTGGAAAAGGCAGGTGTTATTGCCGCTGCTTGGTTTTCAGTCTTCTTCGCTTCTTTCGCTTGTGCGATTGAACTTGCAACAAGTTTTGCTATTTCAGTTGGAGCCTATGGTATTGAAGCAATGATCTCATTGCCCTCAATGCTAGCTTATCATGCAGTCATTGGCATCGGTGAGGGTATCATCACAGGAACGATTTTTATGTATCTTGCAAAAGTAGCGCCAGAGACAATAATGACAAGAAAACCAGCGGAGGAGGCGATGTCATGA